A genomic stretch from Methylorubrum extorquens includes:
- the oxlT gene encoding oxalate/formate antiporter (Evidence 2b : Function from indirect experimental evidences (e.g. phenotypes); Product type t : transporter): MVHQPAEQHVPLQAPPDAPSAKWWQLAFGVLCMAMIANLQYGWTLFVDPIDAQHQWGRTAIQFAFTIFVATETWLVPIETWFVDRYGPSIVVGFGGVMIALSWTLNAYADSLSLLYAAAVIGGIGAGSVYGTCVGNALKWFPDRRGLAAGATAAGFGAGAAATVVPIAHMIAASGYQKAFLVFGLGQGLVVVLLSFLLRKPSVAVPIRRKNLRLPQTKIDRSPKEAVRTPVFWTMYAMFVMVASGGLMAAAQIAPIAHDFKVADVTMNLFGLQMAALTLAISLDRIFDGFGRPFFGWVSDNIGRENTMFIAFVIAATACILLLGYGRNPLVFVLCTAMYFGVFGEIYSLFPATCGDTFGSKYAASNAGLLYTAKGTAAFLVPLASVLSASYGWSAVFGLIIGLNILAAALAVFVLKPMRRRYLAAEAEIADAAEARAVKLA, from the coding sequence ATGGTACACCAACCGGCAGAGCAACACGTGCCACTCCAGGCGCCTCCGGATGCGCCTTCCGCCAAGTGGTGGCAACTCGCCTTCGGCGTGCTCTGCATGGCCATGATCGCCAACCTTCAGTACGGCTGGACGCTCTTCGTCGATCCGATCGATGCGCAGCACCAATGGGGGCGCACGGCGATCCAGTTCGCCTTCACGATTTTCGTCGCCACCGAAACCTGGCTGGTTCCGATCGAGACGTGGTTCGTCGATCGCTACGGGCCGAGCATCGTGGTGGGCTTCGGCGGCGTCATGATCGCCTTGTCCTGGACCTTGAACGCCTACGCCGATTCGCTTTCCCTGCTCTACGCCGCGGCGGTGATCGGCGGGATCGGCGCTGGCTCGGTCTACGGCACCTGCGTCGGCAACGCCCTGAAGTGGTTCCCGGATCGCCGCGGCCTGGCGGCGGGCGCGACGGCGGCGGGCTTCGGCGCGGGAGCGGCGGCCACCGTGGTGCCGATCGCCCACATGATCGCCGCGAGCGGCTACCAGAAGGCCTTCCTCGTCTTCGGGCTCGGACAGGGATTAGTCGTCGTCCTGCTGTCCTTCCTGCTGCGCAAGCCGTCGGTCGCCGTGCCGATCCGGCGCAAGAACCTGCGCCTGCCCCAGACCAAGATCGACCGCAGCCCGAAGGAAGCGGTGCGCACCCCCGTGTTCTGGACGATGTACGCGATGTTCGTGATGGTCGCCTCCGGCGGCCTGATGGCGGCGGCGCAGATCGCGCCGATCGCCCACGACTTCAAGGTCGCCGACGTGACGATGAACCTGTTCGGCCTGCAGATGGCCGCACTCACCCTGGCGATCTCGCTCGACCGCATCTTCGACGGGTTCGGCCGGCCCTTCTTCGGCTGGGTGTCCGACAACATCGGCCGCGAGAACACGATGTTCATCGCCTTCGTGATCGCCGCGACGGCCTGCATTCTGCTCCTCGGCTACGGGCGTAATCCGCTCGTCTTCGTTCTGTGCACGGCGATGTATTTCGGCGTGTTCGGGGAGATCTACTCGCTGTTCCCGGCCACCTGCGGCGACACGTTCGGCTCGAAATACGCCGCCAGCAACGCCGGCCTCCTCTATACGGCCAAGGGGACGGCGGCCTTCCTCGTCCCCTTGGCCAGCGTGCTGTCGGCCTCCTACGGCTGGTCGGCGGTGTTCGGCCTCATCATCGGGCTGAACATCCTGGCCGCGGCGCTGGCGGTCTTCGTGCTGAAGCCGATGCGGCGGCGCTACCTCGCGGCGGAGGCCGAGATCGCCGACGCGGCGGAGGCTCGCGCGGTGAAGCTGGCCTAA
- a CDS encoding putative Galactose oxidase (Evidence 3 : Putative function from multiple computational evidences; Product type e : enzyme) — MSDFTFHRVGRLVTALVLMAVPGSSFAQVAIGNEPDPLVDNLRVGPNASVVGMWSPVKGWPLVGIHATLMPSGTVMTYGTALGGDVHDGRTFDLWDPARGLDDPAAHYTLPNAQFIDSFCSAAAFLKTGAMLISGGSAVSNNYSSRASTLFDPKTATPTAAASQLAYQRWYASMLTLTDGRILITGGGAPYVVNAFRGPATAIAQGDVSMTPEIYTPGAGWSTLPGATSRDAFGPDFNRWWYPRMWVAPNGRVFGISADKMWSLDPNGRGATRTLGNFKTGFNAFRRPNTGPTSTAAMFDVGRILQVGGNGASNEHATPSSAAATVIDIRGAAPVLTEVAPMANPRQWANSTILPDGTVAVTGGTRFADNAGADAVYPAELWDPRTGRWKTGASAATYRGYHSAAVLLPNATVLVTGGGVPGPVTNFNAEIYYPPYLFRADNGRQVLAPRPRVASVDAKTIDYGARLTVSLAGDDSISRVALVALGTATHSFDSSQRYIPAAFSQTGRTVSVVMPGSPNIAPPGYYMAFLLDAAGVHSNGIIVSIGGMAAPVAGPAGKGPIKAQIGELSKRVSRGRDGTTVVVNAQAGTLWRLTGGQTAAPIPAPKPMTDVAVVTANSIYGLATDGSILRYNGNAWKQVGHGGRTISASEDGTVAITNIEDNIYVKNADDDVEAWSYMPGAALRVVPMSRLAYWAIGMDGNVHRIEKSGKWTQVGESVGDLATAGDGRIAVTNKFTNEIWTKAGDDVIRNWQHNPTKAISLAVARGGSLITVGPDGNVYRE; from the coding sequence GTGTCGGACTTCACTTTTCACCGTGTCGGCCGGCTTGTGACGGCCCTGGTCTTGATGGCGGTGCCCGGTTCGTCGTTCGCGCAGGTCGCCATCGGCAACGAACCGGACCCGCTCGTGGACAACCTCCGGGTCGGGCCCAACGCCTCCGTGGTGGGAATGTGGTCGCCGGTGAAGGGCTGGCCGCTGGTCGGCATCCACGCGACGCTGATGCCCTCCGGCACCGTCATGACATACGGCACCGCCCTCGGCGGGGACGTGCATGACGGGCGCACCTTCGACCTGTGGGACCCGGCCCGGGGCCTCGACGATCCCGCCGCGCACTACACCCTGCCGAACGCGCAGTTCATCGACAGCTTCTGCAGCGCAGCCGCCTTCCTCAAGACGGGCGCGATGCTGATCTCCGGCGGCAGTGCCGTGAGCAACAATTACTCGTCGCGGGCCAGCACCCTGTTCGACCCGAAGACCGCGACGCCGACGGCCGCCGCCTCGCAGCTCGCGTATCAGCGCTGGTACGCCTCGATGCTGACCCTGACGGATGGCCGCATCCTCATTACGGGCGGCGGCGCTCCCTACGTCGTGAACGCCTTCAGGGGGCCTGCCACCGCGATCGCCCAGGGCGACGTCTCGATGACGCCGGAAATCTACACGCCCGGCGCCGGCTGGAGCACGCTGCCCGGTGCGACCAGTCGCGACGCGTTCGGGCCCGACTTCAATCGGTGGTGGTATCCGCGGATGTGGGTTGCGCCGAACGGCCGGGTCTTCGGGATCTCGGCCGATAAGATGTGGTCGCTCGATCCGAACGGCCGCGGCGCCACCAGAACGCTCGGCAACTTCAAGACCGGCTTCAATGCCTTCCGGCGACCGAATACCGGCCCGACCTCGACGGCGGCGATGTTCGATGTCGGGCGGATCCTGCAGGTAGGCGGCAACGGGGCCTCGAACGAGCATGCCACGCCCTCGAGCGCGGCCGCGACGGTGATCGACATCCGCGGCGCGGCACCCGTCCTCACCGAGGTGGCGCCGATGGCCAACCCGCGGCAATGGGCGAACTCGACAATCCTCCCCGACGGCACGGTCGCCGTCACCGGCGGCACCCGCTTTGCCGACAATGCGGGCGCCGACGCCGTCTACCCGGCCGAGCTCTGGGATCCCCGCACCGGCCGCTGGAAAACGGGCGCGAGCGCAGCCACCTATCGCGGCTACCACTCGGCGGCGGTGCTCCTGCCCAACGCCACCGTTCTGGTGACCGGCGGGGGCGTTCCCGGACCGGTCACGAACTTCAACGCGGAGATCTACTATCCGCCCTACCTGTTCAGGGCGGACAACGGCCGGCAGGTGCTCGCGCCGCGTCCGCGTGTTGCCAGCGTCGATGCCAAGACCATCGACTACGGCGCGCGGCTGACGGTCTCGCTCGCGGGCGACGACAGCATTTCCAGGGTCGCCCTCGTCGCCCTCGGGACGGCGACGCACAGCTTCGACAGCAGCCAGCGCTACATCCCGGCAGCCTTCTCCCAGACCGGCCGGACGGTGTCGGTGGTGATGCCCGGCAGCCCCAACATCGCTCCTCCGGGCTACTACATGGCCTTCCTCCTCGACGCGGCCGGAGTTCACTCGAACGGCATCATCGTCTCGATCGGCGGGATGGCCGCGCCCGTCGCGGGGCCGGCCGGGAAGGGGCCGATCAAGGCGCAGATCGGCGAGCTTTCGAAGCGCGTCTCGCGCGGCCGCGATGGCACGACCGTTGTCGTGAACGCCCAGGCCGGGACGCTCTGGCGGCTGACGGGCGGCCAGACCGCCGCGCCGATCCCCGCTCCGAAGCCGATGACGGACGTGGCCGTCGTGACGGCCAACAGCATCTACGGTTTGGCCACCGATGGAAGCATCCTGCGCTACAACGGCAATGCGTGGAAGCAGGTCGGGCATGGCGGCCGGACGATCTCGGCCTCGGAGGACGGGACGGTCGCCATCACGAACATCGAGGACAACATCTACGTCAAGAACGCCGACGACGACGTGGAGGCCTGGAGCTACATGCCCGGCGCCGCGCTCCGGGTCGTGCCGATGAGCCGCCTTGCCTACTGGGCGATCGGGATGGACGGCAACGTCCACCGGATCGAGAAAAGCGGAAAATGGACGCAGGTCGGGGAGAGCGTCGGCGACCTCGCGACAGCCGGAGATGGCCGCATCGCCGTCACCAACAAGTTCACCAACGAGATCTGGACGAAGGCCGGCGACGACGTCATCCGGAACTGGCAGCACAATCCGACGAAGGCCATCAGCTTGGCGGTCGCGAGAGGGGGAAGCCTCATCACGGTCGGCCCGGACGGTAACGTCTATCGGGAGTAG